A genomic window from Pristiophorus japonicus isolate sPriJap1 unplaced genomic scaffold, sPriJap1.hap1 HAP1_SCAFFOLD_704, whole genome shotgun sequence includes:
- the LOC139256293 gene encoding zinc finger protein 239-like: MIEGEDLQMRNSNQTSCQDLTVSLDSSGHDYHRPSNMEAKCTIHSGEKCYTCSVCGQDFSRSSDISRHQRVHTREWPFTCSKCGKGFTQSSLLTEHQQIYTRERPFPCSECGKGFTTSFDLLTHQRVHTGERPFTCSECGKGFTHSSHLTVHQRVHTGERPFPCSECGKRFSNSSHLLTHQRSHTGERRFTCSDCGKGFSTSFELLKHQRVHTGERPFICSMCGKGFTQSSSLLTHQRVHTGERRFTCSECKKGFTRSSLLTEHQRVHTGEKPFTCSECGKGFTRSSNLLTHQRVHK, encoded by the coding sequence AtgatagaaggggaggatttgcagatgcgaaactcaaaccaaacatcatgtcaagatctgacagtgtcactcgattcatcgggacatGACTATCATCGGCCTTCGAATATGGAAGCAAaatgcaccattcacagtggggagaaatgctacacgtgctctgtgtgtggacaagactTCAGCCGATCCTCTGACATAtcaagacaccagcgagttcacactagggagtggccattcacctgctctaagtgtgggaaggggttcactcagtcatcccttctcactgaacaccagcaaatttacactagggagaggccattcccctgctctgagtgtgggaaggggttcactacTTCattcgacctgctgacacaccagcgggttcacactggggagaggccgttcacctgctcggagtgtggaaaGGGTTTCACTCATTCATCCCATCTCactgtacaccagcgagttcatactggggagaggccgttcccctgttctgagtgtgggaagagattctctaattcatcccacctgctgacacaccagcgaagtcacactggggagaggcggttcacctgctctgattgtgggaagggtttCTCTACTTCATTCgagctgctgaaacaccagcgagttcacactggggagagaccattcatctgctccatgtgtgggaagggattcactcagtcatccagcctgctgacacaccagcgagttcacactggggagaggcgattcacctgctctgaatgtaagaagggattcactcggtcatccctcctcactgaacaccagcgagttcacactggggagaaaccgttcacctgctccgagtgtgggaagggattcactcggtcatccaacctgctgacacaccagcgagttcataagtGA